The Clostridioides difficile genome has a segment encoding these proteins:
- a CDS encoding DUF4003 domain-containing protein, giving the protein MEQTFINGKINLLIENYKALNEIKGSWQMGLIQHSCALAFTLKNKRISPRLVEERIELIKKNTGLFSNFRGYNIFYMATLLSFESNPESSFKMILEIYKNLKNEKFWGDTYLPLTASIVYENRDKMDYITCISKMKTVYEYMKKKHPFLTSSDDYCNIALIAIHSKNLEEDLEYIEKCYEFLNKNGFYKGNDLQALSQILLFSEDRTMGKCKKTIELKKAFKENDCKLNYYGYPIIGAISLLDYKENEIIENIKNVSNRLKEEKGFGNWSLGKSNRVMISSAIVASIYADSIQKENNIDSIANNIFLNIIIAIQVACVMAATSAAIASSSSN; this is encoded by the coding sequence ATGGAACAAACTTTTATAAATGGAAAAATAAACTTATTAATAGAAAATTATAAAGCATTAAATGAAATTAAAGGTTCATGGCAAATGGGATTAATTCAACATAGTTGTGCACTTGCGTTTACGCTTAAGAACAAGAGGATAAGCCCTAGACTAGTAGAAGAACGAATAGAGCTTATTAAAAAAAATACTGGATTATTCTCTAACTTTAGAGGATATAACATATTTTATATGGCAACACTACTTTCATTTGAATCAAATCCAGAAAGTAGTTTTAAGATGATTTTAGAGATATATAAAAATCTTAAAAATGAAAAATTTTGGGGAGATACATATTTACCACTTACAGCATCAATAGTCTATGAAAATAGAGATAAAATGGATTACATTACATGTATATCAAAAATGAAAACAGTGTACGAATATATGAAGAAAAAACATCCATTTTTAACATCTAGTGATGACTATTGTAATATAGCACTTATAGCAATTCATTCAAAGAATTTAGAAGAAGATTTAGAATACATAGAAAAATGTTATGAATTTCTAAATAAAAATGGTTTTTATAAAGGAAATGACTTACAAGCACTATCTCAAATTCTTTTATTTAGTGAAGATAGAACTATGGGTAAATGCAAAAAAACTATTGAACTTAAAAAAGCATTTAAAGAGAATGATTGTAAGTTAAATTATTATGGGTATCCAATAATAGGAGCAATTTCGTTATTAGATTATAAAGAAAATGAAATAATAGAAAATATAAAAAATGTTTCAAATAGACTTAAAGAAGAAAAAGGTTTTGGGAATTGGTCTTTAGGAAAAAGCAATAGAGTAATGATTAGTTCTGCTATTGTGGCTTCTATTTATGCTGATTCAATACAAAAAGAGAATAATATAGATTCTATAGCTAATAATATATTTTTAAATATTATTATTGCTATTCAAGTTGCTTGTGTAATGGCAGCTACAAGTGCAGCTATAGCATCTTCTTCATCAAATTAG
- a CDS encoding lactate utilization protein yields MDQNLNWLKEKRIEKTIKSLENNNMKGYLVSNKEELLKKIEEIVEVGSLVGCGGSMTLFETGVIDFIREKYDFLDRYAKDIKPGEMKEIYRKSFCADAYFTSTNAITEDGELYNLDGNGNRVAAMIYGPDKVIVVAGANKIVKDVDEAIKRTKTIAAPANCKRLNTNTGCKTTGICIDCSSPGRICCDYTLIKRQLAPERIHVIFLNEDFGY; encoded by the coding sequence ATGGATCAAAATCTGAATTGGCTTAAAGAAAAAAGAATAGAAAAAACGATAAAATCTCTAGAAAACAATAATATGAAAGGGTATTTAGTAAGTAATAAAGAGGAGCTTCTTAAAAAAATTGAAGAAATAGTAGAAGTAGGTTCTCTAGTAGGTTGTGGAGGCTCTATGACCTTATTTGAAACAGGAGTTATTGACTTTATAAGAGAAAAATATGATTTTCTTGATAGATATGCAAAAGATATTAAACCAGGAGAAATGAAAGAAATATACAGAAAATCATTTTGTGCAGATGCTTATTTTACAAGTACTAATGCAATAACAGAAGATGGAGAACTTTACAATCTAGATGGAAATGGAAATAGAGTAGCTGCTATGATATATGGACCAGATAAAGTAATAGTAGTAGCGGGTGCAAATAAAATAGTTAAAGATGTAGATGAAGCTATAAAAAGAACTAAAACAATAGCTGCTCCAGCAAATTGCAAGAGACTTAACACAAATACTGGATGTAAGACTACTGGCATATGTATAGATTGTTCAAGTCCAGGAAGAATATGCTGTGATTATACACTTATAAAAAGACAATTAGCACCAGAAAGAATACATGTAATTTTCTTAAACGAAGACTTTGGATATTAA
- a CDS encoding YegS/Rv2252/BmrU family lipid kinase — MKKVKLIYNPNSGEKKILSNLDTIIELYQEQNYLLIPYRLNIKEPVNNAFKEVDSSYDHILIAGGDGTIDLVVNSMKELDIKIPIGILPTGTANDFSNALQIPFDIKEAIKEIINSKPKKIDIGKVNNKYFINVASAGMFTDVSQRISTDLKNSFGRISYYIKGIEEALYMRKFKIKVYSKEMNYDGDMYLMLIFNGKTAGNINLAYKAEIDDGYLDVIIFKGMPIPKSIPVLISVLRGDYLDQYNGNEILYFKTKKVDIECKDSLITDIDGEKGPDFPLNIECIKDGIEVMGICSGKS; from the coding sequence ATGAAAAAAGTAAAACTTATATACAATCCTAATTCAGGTGAAAAAAAAATACTATCAAATTTAGATACTATTATAGAATTATATCAAGAACAAAATTATTTATTGATACCCTATAGATTGAATATTAAAGAACCTGTAAACAATGCATTTAAAGAAGTAGATAGCTCCTATGACCATATACTAATAGCAGGTGGTGATGGAACTATAGATTTAGTTGTAAATTCAATGAAAGAGTTGGATATAAAAATTCCAATTGGAATTTTACCTACAGGAACTGCAAATGATTTTTCAAATGCTCTTCAAATTCCATTTGATATAAAAGAAGCTATAAAGGAAATCATAAATTCAAAGCCAAAGAAAATAGACATAGGGAAGGTAAATAATAAATACTTTATAAATGTCGCAAGTGCAGGTATGTTTACTGATGTATCACAAAGAATAAGCACAGACTTAAAGAATTCGTTTGGAAGAATTTCTTATTATATAAAGGGAATAGAAGAAGCATTGTATATGAGGAAGTTTAAGATAAAAGTATATTCCAAAGAGATGAATTATGATGGAGATATGTATCTTATGCTGATTTTTAATGGAAAAACAGCAGGAAATATAAATTTAGCATATAAAGCTGAAATAGATGATGGATATTTAGATGTAATTATTTTTAAAGGAATGCCAATCCCAAAATCAATACCAGTTTTGATAAGTGTGCTTAGAGGTGATTACTTAGACCAATATAATGGAAATGAAATATTATATTTTAAAACTAAAAAAGTAGATATAGAATGTAAAGATTCTCTTATAACAGATATTGATGGGGAAAAAGGCCCAGATTTTCCTCTCAATATAGAATGTATAAAAGATGGAATAGAGGTTATGGGAATCTGTAGTGGAAAAAGTTAA
- a CDS encoding glutamine--tRNA ligase/YqeY domain fusion protein — MSNETNSSNFIKNIIINDLETGKHDSIITRFPPEPNGYLHIGHAKSICLNFGLAKEFNGKANLRFDDTNPLKEDVEYVESIKEDVKWLGFDWNELNFASNYFDEMYKRALVLIKKGKAYVCELTQEEMREYRGTLTEPGKESPYRNRTIEENLDLFERMKNGEFKDGEKTLRAKIDMSSPNINLRDPIIYRIAHSTHHNTGDKWCIYPMYAFAHPIEDAIEGITHSICTLEFEDQRPLYDWFVRECEMENVPRQIEFARLNINNTVMSKRKLKQLVDEGVVDGWDDPRVPTISGIRRKGYTAEALRNFCSEIGVSKVNSTVDSQMLDYFLRENLQPKAPLAMGVLKPLKLVITNYPEDKVEMLEIENNAKDESQGKRLVPFSRELYIEQDDFMEEPVKKYFRFFPGNEVRLKGAYFVKCTDVIKDENGNVVEIHGTYDPETKSGSGFTGRKVKSTIHWVDAKSAIPCEFRLFEPLILDDLPENEGKHFLEQINPNSLEILQGFVEPTQVKDAKPFDKFQFVRNGFFSIDNKYTTKEKLVFNRIVPLKSSFKPAK; from the coding sequence ATGTCAAATGAAACGAACTCATCTAACTTTATAAAAAATATTATTATAAATGACCTAGAAACAGGAAAACATGACAGCATAATAACTCGTTTTCCACCTGAACCAAACGGATATTTACATATTGGTCATGCAAAAAGTATATGTCTTAACTTTGGACTAGCTAAAGAATTTAATGGAAAGGCTAATTTAAGATTTGATGATACAAATCCATTAAAAGAAGATGTTGAATATGTAGAATCCATAAAAGAAGATGTTAAGTGGTTAGGTTTTGATTGGAATGAATTAAATTTTGCATCTAACTATTTTGATGAAATGTACAAAAGAGCTTTAGTCCTAATAAAAAAAGGTAAAGCTTATGTGTGTGAATTAACACAAGAAGAAATGAGGGAGTATCGTGGTACTTTGACTGAGCCTGGAAAAGAAAGCCCTTATAGAAATAGAACTATTGAAGAAAACCTAGATTTATTTGAAAGAATGAAAAACGGTGAATTTAAAGATGGAGAAAAAACATTAAGAGCTAAGATAGATATGTCTTCTCCAAATATAAACCTTAGAGATCCAATTATATACAGAATAGCTCATTCAACACATCATAATACAGGAGATAAATGGTGTATATATCCTATGTATGCTTTTGCCCATCCAATTGAAGATGCAATTGAAGGAATAACTCACTCTATATGTACTTTGGAGTTTGAAGACCAAAGACCTCTTTATGACTGGTTTGTCAGAGAATGTGAAATGGAAAATGTACCTAGACAAATAGAGTTTGCTAGACTTAACATAAACAATACTGTTATGAGCAAGAGAAAATTAAAACAACTTGTAGATGAAGGTGTTGTTGATGGTTGGGATGACCCTCGTGTTCCTACTATCTCTGGAATTAGACGTAAAGGATATACTGCTGAAGCTTTACGTAATTTTTGTAGTGAAATAGGAGTATCAAAAGTTAACTCTACAGTAGACAGTCAAATGCTTGATTATTTTCTAAGAGAAAACTTACAACCAAAGGCTCCACTTGCTATGGGAGTTTTAAAACCTTTAAAATTAGTTATAACCAACTATCCAGAAGATAAAGTTGAAATGCTTGAAATAGAAAATAATGCTAAGGACGAATCTCAAGGTAAAAGATTAGTTCCTTTTTCGAGAGAATTGTATATAGAGCAAGATGATTTTATGGAAGAACCAGTAAAAAAATATTTCAGATTTTTCCCAGGAAATGAAGTTCGTTTAAAAGGAGCTTATTTCGTAAAATGTACTGATGTAATTAAGGATGAAAATGGAAATGTAGTTGAAATACATGGTACCTATGACCCTGAGACTAAAAGTGGTTCTGGATTTACAGGTCGTAAGGTAAAATCTACAATACATTGGGTTGATGCTAAGTCAGCTATACCATGTGAATTTAGATTATTTGAGCCATTGATTCTTGATGATTTACCTGAAAATGAAGGAAAGCATTTCTTAGAACAAATAAATCCTAATTCTTTAGAAATATTACAAGGTTTTGTTGAACCTACACAAGTAAAAGATGCTAAACCTTTTGATAAATTTCAATTTGTTAGAAATGGGTTCTTTAGTATAGATAATAAGTATACTACTAAGGAAAAACTTGTGTTCAATAGAATAGTTCCTTTAAAAAGTTCTTTTAAACCAGCTAAATAA